The sequence below is a genomic window from Pangasianodon hypophthalmus isolate fPanHyp1 chromosome 27, fPanHyp1.pri, whole genome shotgun sequence.
atcatcaatcaaCGCAATCTGGGCTTGTACAGAAAACGGGAGTCGCATAAACGAAGTGAGTTTGAtttaataaggatattttttctgtccattattCTGTCCATATTTTGCCATTTCCACTGCTGTATGTTTAGCTCTCCTGCGATCTTTGTGCAATATTCcaccgtcctcctattggtggttTTCTTACAAGCATCGTAGCAGCAGTCACActcagattttaattaaaaaatttctgACATTGCTAGAATTGTGTCGTTGGCTGTCTTTGCTCGCAGTGGCACTAATTTGGCTAAATATGCGTACTAAGACCACAGATCTCAACTCtcgaccaaagaattcttttatgatgtgtgatttttgtctgtgactgcaaaatcaggccaaaaatcatacagtgtaaaacCGACTTCAGTAGCAGTCTTGCTATTTAGTAGTTTTGCCTTGCccttttcttactgttgcttggtACACAGCTAAAAAAATCTGCTGTCTAGGATTTTCTTATTAGCTATTTTAGCATCTTTGCTAAAATCACACAACTGTGTCAGACTCTGGTGCTCCAGAACTGGAGTTGTACACCCCTGGTATAAATGGCTTGGGCATCGTGGTTTATTTAGTTGATTACTTCATTGTTGACGATGTTGTCTACTTACTTTTGCACAACTGGGCATCACCTCTAGTGGTAAGAACGTCAATGAAAACAGAGGACACTGTTCCGAGCCTTTGTTCTCCAGCTTCAAACAGAGACTGAGACCACAATTTAACCCCAACATTACAACATTGCATGTAGGAAATGTGTTTGTACAGATTCTCTTATGGTTAATGGCTTTAATCAAAACCTGCTAAttgcagttaatttttttttatataaaatatttgtgttatGACTCTTGTACAAAGATCCATGTGCATGAACTGGcatattgtggaaaaaaaatttttggttgtttatttaaaaatgacctCACCTTGGCCGTACTTTTTGCGAGCCCATCATCAATGTTGCTATCCTCATTTCTGGTACCCTGTGTTAATAAAGCAGATTAGGTTTTAATTCAAATAACGCTTTACTTAAGGGTAGTGTTCCTAAGGCTGAATAATCCTGTTATGACAACTTACATAAACCtacatacacatttacaaaGCCATATTCTAACATCTGACGTAAAGGCTAATTGCATTAACTTTAATGTCAACATCTTAACATAAAACCGGAGTcaaatggcagatttttgttGACATAAAGCTGTTATAACACTTTCCAGGCCAACATACATTTGAGTGCCATAAACCTAcaatacacatttatatttcaaCAGGCATCAGCTGATATAAAGTCTGATTAcattcattttagttttaatgtAAGCATCTTGACATTAAACACATAAGGGTGTTATAACACTTTCCAGGCTGACTTTTGTTCGAACGTCATGACGACTGACTTTGTAGCTCAGTGGATTTCTGGTACATTGGGAACCtctaaacatgaaaaaattttttattttctaaaagatGCAGTGCGGCAGCATCTTCTCAGAACTTGGTGGAAATGGGAACATGAAAACCTGCTTTATAACACTGGCACAGTGACATAGTATAGTCTGAACAGTGACAGTTATGACCCTGTAACAGCAGAGTTGTGTATATTTCCATTGATCTTTGAGTAAAATAAGTTTAATTTGActatttatatgatttttagTAACATAATGTAATGTTCTAATTTAAGTTCGCCTGGAAAATGTCATAACACAAGCTTATGTCGGCAAAAATCTGTGACTTGACACTTATGTCTGCTTGACAAAAGCAGTCTTTATGACAGCTattggaataagcctttattaATATGTGAGTAGCTTTATGTCAATTTTAATAAAGACTTTATGCATGCGTCATGCAGCCCTACGAATGTTAGCTTTATATAAACAACTGTAACctttgtttctcattttctttaaaaatgatagATTTGTACCTTGCACAAGGCAAGCAGAGCCTTCTGGTAATGTCCCTGAGTGTCACCTTGAATGTCATGCTCCAGTTCCTCTCCATATGCTGTGAACCATACGTATATTATTGTGAATGAAATTTGAATTCAGCTTTATACTTGTAAATATCTATCCTGTGAAATATACTTCATGTACAGATATCAGTATTTACCATCTTTAAAGGCAGTTTTTAACAACCTAATTTCCTGGTTTGATCTCGTCCCCAGAATTTCATTCAGCACCTTTTCCTTGGTTCCCAAACCCTAAATTTGAAcgaaatatttacatttttgaagactctatggaaaaaaaaaatagtgaaaagtTTCATGCCTGAATTACTGTGCACTACCTTCATGGCCTGTCTGACTTCATGGGCATCGTACTGTGCTGGAGTCATCAGCAGGGCCAGGACCACATGTTTGTAGTGGGACTTCAAGACTGAATTCAAAGTGTTCACTAAATCCTAGAAAAGCAAGAGCGTATTAGCATGCTAGAGTAAATCAATAGCATGTGTTACAGATAGTGTACAGTTTTTAGATTGTCTTACTTTTCCAGTGTCTTGTTGAAAAGCTGCTTTGATTTCCTGTCTCTGTGCATTAGTCCGTCTAGCTAATATGTCTGTAATGGCATTTTCATCCACACCTGCACACAGAGACAGTATAAACACCTCGATATGCTACACAATCAGAAACACCACAAACTGATTCACACTATgctattactgtaaatattatacagtatgtaactgtaaatgaacAGTTTATGgcattttactgtaatttagTTTAATTCTGAAATGTACAGTgttgtgaaaaatgtaaaattgttaACTACAGCGTAATTCTGTGCATGCGGCCTTTGGATTTTAAATGACATGTTATGAACCAGATTCATCCAGTTTTTCTtgtgttacattttaattaaccAAAAATTGGTCACCTTTAATGACCattaatttcactgtaaatgcattatatatgggtttgtgtgtgtgtattatatatataagctaAGAGCTAAAATTCATGTCAAGACAAGAAACATTAGCCTATAAAAGTTTTCATGGCAGGAGCAAACTATCAGATAACCGTTttagctgactagctagctaacagaaATTATAACAGTAACCTGAGCCTCCTAACTCTTaaaaattatgttaataattaaaaattaatgtgaACACTGTAGAATTTCCTGAAATGGTAATTGGAGATTCagacactagctagctagctaaatgatTAGGAAGTGCACTTCTGAAGTAAACATTAGGAAGAATTAATTTTAGCCATTATTTTCAACAGTACACTTGTGGGAACACTTTGAAGATAGTGTTTCAGACTAGCTGTAGATTGCGACTAAACGTCCCACTGAATTTTATGTAAACGCTCTCAGTGCTGCGTATTTGCTCAGAATGCAGTAAAGAATTAGAAGagctgtaaagaaataaaacagtactTTACTGTTAAAATAATCCATAAAATTACAAAAGTAAACGTCGGTCCCAGATGAGCTTAAGTGTGCTAgcataaaattttatatattttggacAATTAGAAAGCTAACGGCTGTTAACCAGCTgattctcacacacatacacacactagtCATCACTGTACAGGAAAGCATTTAAGGGCAGTTTCTCACAATGGCTTGAGCACTGAAactaacaaaacatttttagaaaGTGTGCACTGCAgaatatttgtttcatttgctaGCTGCCAGCCCTTTGGTTTCAGTAGACCTACCTTTGGTCTCAATGGCTTTCTGTAAAGCAGCAGCATCTCTGCTGGCGTTGAAGTTCGGATCAGGCTGGACGGTGCCGTAGTAAGGTGTGGCGCTTCCTTTAGAAGAATCATTGCCCTGTCGTTCACAGACAAGAGCTTTAGCAAACAGAACATTTAGAAAACACCTTAGCACAgacaaaatatcacaaataaataaaaaatcatagGCTTTGAACAAACCGAGTTGTCTTTTGGCTTGtcaattattcctttaattaaaTCCTTGAAAAATGACATCTTCAGGGCTGTAAAAGACACAAGTAGGCTAATTATTAATCTCATCATTCATAAAGGTAACTTCTATGTGAAACTTAATAACCAGTTCCAAAATTTTAGCTCAGTAGAATGCGACAGGAAATAAGGGACCAATCATTTGTTAAAGATTTGTTGCCAAAATTTGATTTAAAGAATGTCATAAGCAATTTTCAAATGACAATCACAGCATCTCAAAAGAGTAAAACTGGGTCTCACCTGTGTTGTGAAGGTTGCAGGTATCAGACTTAAATGATCGGTAGAGGAACAGAACTCACCCCAGCTCACTGCACTGGTATGAACTGGGTGGAGACTGTGGAATCAGGTCCTACTGGTTGTACCTGACTGGGCCAGTAACAGTTAAGTTAAGTTAGGAGTTAACAGTTAAGAAGCTGAGTAATCATACTGGTTCTCTGTCCATAGTCAATGACTACAAAATGGGTTCCTCAAAGGTTTTTGGGTTGGTTAAGTGCTTTTTGCTATCTAAAGTTTGGTTAAGTGCTTTTTGCTATCTAAAGTTTGGTTAAGTGCGTTTTGCTATCTAAAGTTTGGTTAAGTGCTTTTTGCTATCTAAAGTTTGGTTAAGTGCTTTTTGCTATCTATatggtactgtgcaaaagtcttaggcacatgcaaagaaatgctgtagagaaaaggtgccttcaaaaataatgaaattaaatgtttctacattaaaaaaataccgtaaagagcagtaaacagtaataaatgaaacaaagtcaatatttggtgtgaccaTTTttcgcttttttaaaaaataaatagtagtctcaggtgcagtgtgtgcagttttataaggaaatgagctgtaagtgttactgagcatcttgcagaagcagccacagttcttctggagactttgactgtcacacttgcttcttatttttgcagcaaaacccagcagccttcattatgttttttgtctgaaaagtgtctcttatgtaatatactgctttctttactgacatacaaacatttttctgtaaaagttaattttgtgctggaaaactaacatttggaaatctaaaatgtttttgtactgaatcaataatgtagaagtcataaaataaaaatctataacaaagtttgtactaaaaaaattgggagcctaagacttttgcacagtattgtgtatatatactggaagtataattatagttattttaaaagaatagcTATCTGGTTAAAATCTAggctatttattgatttattgactGTCCACGGGCAGTGGTAGATCAGTTGTTAAGACGCTGGACGACTGATCGGAAGGTCtaagtttaaatcccagcaccgtcaagctgccactgttgggcccttgagcaaggcccttaaccctcaactgctcagatgtataaatgcaaaaaatgtaagttgctctgcataagggcatctgccaaatgtcaTAAGTGTAGTAATGTTAACACACAAGTATTGTAGAGTTTTGCAaacatttctgtgattttttttttttaatgaagcatccaagtgtatgaaaataaacacacataccaatgtttcattacatttattataaaaggCAAATACCTCTGTTTTCTATTGATAAATAAGTAACACATCAGACAAGCTGATTATCTGagttaaatacttaaaatattttaaaactagGCAAATTAAAGCAAAAGTATATAACTTTTGGGGTTTGTGGAATTTAGAGACCTCTGGTGGAGATATATTTTATTGCAAGCTTTTATAGGCTCAATATGATTCCAGCTTATATTTGATCAAATATACACTGAATCATCAttgaaaaaattaatacattacaAAATCATGACTATATTTGCCAAATATGCTGCAGAATTTACAAAGTAGCATAGAacagtaaaattaaaaccaTAGTTTTTTTCTGAACAGTACTTTCATCAAGGTCTAAAATGGTCTCATATTATTACAAACACtgtgtttttataattaaagaATCCGTATGAAAATAAGTAGGGCAAATCACTGGTGCGCTCTTCTACTTATGATTTTTAAGTTACCATAATTCTTGTTAATTCACTACACTGTAATAATAAGGACAGCTTACATACACTCATTATAGATTACAAATATgttcacaataaaaatatacagcttATGTATATAGCTGGGGAAAAACATTGATATAATTATTCTAAACTATGCTAAAAAGTTACGCAAGCAACCTGGAAGCCTGATATGGCAACCTCTAGCCATTTTAACACTGTCATTTATATCAGCCGGTTCATTTATGCCAAAGGCTGTGGAATGATGATATATGACATATCCGTAATGAGACACCTAAACATTCCTAACTAAACCTGACAGCTCTATCTCCACTGTCTCAGCAATGCTagttgtattgtattgtattgtattgtattgtattgtattgtattgtttaaTATTCAATAAGTTACATGTTGCcgctttaaatttaaattccaTTGCTCTGAATGATATTCGAAAAAGTATTTCTGAATACTATACATGCACTCATTCATATTCTCACTGTAATATGCAGCATTTAAACTGTATTCTTATGTTTAAAACATAACAGAGTCCCTATTCGTTATGTATCTTTTGTGAGAAGTTGAACAGGATAATTGAACAGGTTCAGGATGAAAGACATAGTATATAGTTCACTGCATCATTTAGGAGGTAGTCTGATACAGTCTAGTGCTAGTGGCTAGTGCTAGTGTCTAGTGCTATTGTCCCCTGCGATGTCCTGCCCCTGGAGCCGGCCCTGGGTGCCCAGGCAAAGGCCCAGCTGTCCTGGGGCCTGGTGCTCGGTTCACAGGCCCTCGGGCATTAGGATTGGCTGATGCCAGTGATACGTCTTTCTGCAGGTTCACACCATGCGCAGCTGATCCTGGCTTCACTTTTGATGGTTTTCCTCCACCAGGCTTGTCTTTAgtatggagaaaaatgtgattgaaTTTAAGACAATTGTATTTCAAAGACATTGCTTTACTTTATAGAGTGAAAGGTTGTCAACTGAGATCATTGCTTTAAGGTAGAAACTTTTCTGACCTGCTTGTTCATCTGAATCCGGCATATTTGAGCGGTTGGGTAGTAAATCCTCTAAATCCTTCATCACTTGATTGGTGCTGTCTTTGTTATTCCTCCTGTTCTTTTCCTCATCTCTTGCCTAAGaacaatgttaataataatattataataataataatctttatttatatagcattttgtttaaattttgagctttatataaatgattaaaagctTAGATTGCAGAGATTGCAGCTATCCAATAACCAGGAATGGTATTGGGCTGATGCaagcaaaaaatggtggatcggataacagaaaaaaagaatgaattcagTCGGATCTGGTAACAAATCTAGCCTGACAATCAGGAAGAAAGAAGGATGCTTTGCactaaagaacccttttttggaaaatatatcTTGAAACTGGTAattttttacatataaagagacttatgtatattgtattttttgttagcattgattttgttatatttatgctttatatgtaactttttatttatatttgaaatgaaagtgagtttttttgtaaaagcgttttaaaatgtaaagtttaatagtaataaaaaaaagcttcagcTTTGTTTAAGTCATTTTTAGGGTATgtatttttcctgtatttttataGTGACTTGctttagtaaaaataaaaaaaaattaaagcttagaatttttaaaaaaatatatcagatgGTTACAGATATTGGCTGACACTCATGGTTTCAGTTTCAGTACTGGTATTGGACAAAAAAATGGCATCATGCCATACCTAAAAATTAGAAGgaatataacaacaaataagATGTATGAAGAAGCACTGAACGAAGTGCTCCAGATGGGTTATACTGTTCCAGAAGATCAGTAAGGTATGCTAAACCATACAGAGCTTTATACTTGTATAGCTTTATATTATactctgaaaatgaaaaaatgaaccATATTGTACTATTTTGTTCTCCAAACTTAccatttgcattttcttttttagctCGTTGTTGGCGTTTTTATAGGCCTCAGACACTGAGTTGAGATAATAAATTGCCAGACTGCAGAtacaataaaacacattctTTCATTGCTGAGAGTCAAAGCAAGGGACAAGGGACAAGTTGGTAAATGTACAGAATCATACTGATGCAAGTGAGCACATATATAATGCATGAGTGACTCACACCATGAGCAAAACAGCTGGGATGATGAGGCCGGGGTTGGCTGCGTAACTAAACAGCTTTCCCATAAACGCAGGCAGATCCAGTTCTATGGTCTCAATAATCACGTCAAACATCCGCTCTTTGCCACTGTGATTAGAGATAAATGTGTGCTCACAAATCCAGTAATTAAAGCTGAGGTTTAACTGCAAAGGTAAGGAGGTGGATATTGTAATTCCTaatgagaaattatttttaaaaagggcagaaaaataataaaaaaagaataaagaaaaaatattgaaaatgatGCTTCAGGAGACCAGTATGGGTATCTTGAGAGGGATGAACTGTCCAAGAAATTGtgaaaacaaagttttttttttttcaaaggatTTATCAGCAGTTTTGCTGTGAGCCAAATCATTTTAGATATTTTGTTTTGTCCCTCCAGTTGTGCAGTATGATCAATATTTCAGCAAGAGTAGtgatattaatataaaagtttTACGGTTCAGGTGTTACTAATGTGACAGTATCAAAGAGTAATGATatagcgtgtatgtgtgtgtgtgtgtgtgtgtgtgtgtgtgtgtgtgcgtttatgACCTAAAGGGCCCACAGTCAAAGGATGGCGGTAGGGACATGATGGTGTAGACGACAGGCAGCAGgctgaggaagaggatgagaagAAGGAGACCCATGTAGAAGTTGTTGGATTTCGAGGCCTTGAAGACTCGCTCATGAGGCACATTGGAGGCCATGACGGCCCAGCACTGGTAGTACATAGAGGTCAGGAGACGGAGGACGTTGATGCCGACCAGACCAGGAGCGTAGAACGCTCccatcctaacacacacacacactacaataagGAGGCGATCGAAATAACAATAGTTCATTGCACTGGACGTTACAGTGAAGTCCATAAGTCATGTTGTGGCTCGGTACACAAGCAGCTTCCTtttctctaatcacacacttcctgtataTTACTTGTATTGATGCAGGGACCAGTATACACACTAGAGGGTGCTGTATCCAGGTAAGTACTCATTACAGGATAACGTGTGTCTCAACCTCATAGGTGTCAATCATACAGCTCACTAAACATTCTAATCTGGCCCACTGTgttctaaaataatatcatctTGTGCAGGAGCGCAGGTAATTTAGCCAGTTCGTCTAGAGTAGAAGACTGGCATGCGCCAATGTGTTGCACGCTTTGTGCACAAAAATGATACTGTATTGCGTCTCATACCAAATCATCCCTTGATTGAAGACCAATCCAAGGACATTGCCGCTGATGTCAAACTCAGCATAGGAGGGCTGAAGATAGAAGATAGAGATGGAAATTAGTTACTAAACTGGTGCAATATGAAAAGCTCAAGTGTGAGATCACGTACCCAGCCTGCCTCCAGGTCCCAGCACCAGCAGTAGTTAAGGAAGCGCACAATCAGAGCCCTCGCAAAGTCCCCAATGAGGATGGTCAGATACGTCACTTGGATATCTGAGATGGTCAGTTTTACAAATTCCTATGGAGAACAGTGTGTTAACCAAATTGCATATTGCTATACCTAAAAAATACTGAAGGGCAACAGTATGTATGTAGCAGTCTTGGAAACGtgctaatatttattaaaacttttacttttgcatgtatcttaATCACACAACATGATCCTCTTCGTTGTCttttcactccactgatctctttTCACTCTGACTTGTGtggggaaataatcactgattaattcagtcagttctgttctgttggttaaatttcttcttcttattaatatctttttataaggttatttaagcatttttttaaaacctcacTGTTTTCTGTACATTGCATGTAAGTGCTACACAATGAATTGATTAGAGTTAGGATTAGTCTGTTTCACTAAGGCActtagctatccaacaacttgattaaATCATTACAATCATAGCTAGCAAGGTTGTAGACAACTTTAGGCTGACTGCATTTACCTCTCTGCATGTTAGAAAgcagactaaataaaaaacatttccaaagaAGAGCAGACGTTTCCAATGTCAACTGCGGCAGTGGAATCTGacgggttttcccagactgccacacattTGTGTCTCACTGAAACTGACTGAAACTTACTCAGAATAGACCGGAATTTCATATATAGTAATCACAGCAAAGCAAAATGCATCATCCTCTAAAAGCAACTGATACAATCCATattcactgaaatattttcacattaataaagTGGGCGGTGAGAGATAACAGGGAGCCTCATTACTATCCCCACTGTTGTCTCCCAGCACGGGCCACGGATCACATCAGCAGGGTCGAGAGGGGGCGGCGTGCCTGTCCCGTTCGGGTTACTGGCACTGTAGTTGGCATAATATTCCTTCATGAACCACATGCTGGCGTTCTTTATGGCTTGTTCCTCCACCAGCTTAGAGAAAAACAAGCATATccaatacattacattagtCCTCTTGACTTTTCTACAAAAACAATCTAGACTGATATGTAACAATGATCTTACACATCAGTGATTTCATATCAagagcaacaacaacatcattatcatgattataCCTTTTCATTGACCTCATCGAACAGAGCCAGCAGGAAGGTATACAGGTTACCCAGGAAAAGGGCGAAGATGCGTCCGAGTTGCCACTTGAGGGCGATGCGGGGGTGGTAGTCCTCCAGCTCGGCGATAGTCTCAAACAGCATCGGGCCCACCAGTCCGAGTAGCGACATTATGATCTCCAACTGAATAAACCACCAACATTTTACCTCAGTTTAAGCCATTTTGGCTGATTTTGCACACccaaaatttgtattttttgtgaatGTATATCATATTTTCTATCTTTTGTTTTCAGGCAGATCCCACTTTTGCAAGGCAATATTGTtagctattttatttaaaaaaaaacaaccaaacaaaaaatccaaaaatggacaaaaggacTGCTttgacaatttattttgattgaaaacatgcagaaaaaataGCTTTGCAAGGGATTTTTTCCACAACTACATCCGAATATAAAGCTTACGGCTAAATACAATAAGGAACaat
It includes:
- the tmc2a gene encoding transmembrane channel-like protein 2-A; this translates as MSEGERARLMEEVEEKKKLIANIRSKPWRMKRRLKHLKEAQVFVDKFEGALGKGKGKKLYAFKVMMTKKWIKFQRDFENFKTACIPWERKIKEVESHFGSSVASYFIFLRWMYGMNLVLFSLTFGLIVIPEVLMGLPYGSIPRKTVPREEQATAMDYAVLTDFSGYCKYSVLFYGYYNNQRTIGFLKFRLPLSYLMVGIGTFGYSLMVVIRTMAKNADVGGGDGEDNEFTFAWKMFTSWDYLIGNAETADNKFASITTSFKESIVDEQENQKDENIHLRRFLRVLANFLITCILGGSGYLIYFVVKRSQEFAGRDDLSWYEKNELEIIMSLLGLVGPMLFETIAELEDYHPRIALKWQLGRIFALFLGNLYTFLLALFDEVNEKLVEEQAIKNASMWFMKEYYANYSASNPNGTGTPPPLDPADVIRGPCWETTVGIEFVKLTISDIQVTYLTILIGDFARALIVRFLNYCWCWDLEAGWPSYAEFDISGNVLGLVFNQGMIWMGAFYAPGLVGINVLRLLTSMYYQCWAVMASNVPHERVFKASKSNNFYMGLLLLILFLSLLPVVYTIMSLPPSFDCGPFSGKERMFDVIIETIELDLPAFMGKLFSYAANPGLIIPAVLLMVLAIYYLNSVSEAYKNANNELKKKMQMARDEEKNRRNNKDSTNQVMKDLEDLLPNRSNMPDSDEQADKPGGGKPSKVKPGSAAHGVNLQKDVSLASANPNARGPVNRAPGPRTAGPLPGHPGPAPGAGHRRGQ
- the LOC113531103 gene encoding annexin A1; the encoded protein is MSFFKDLIKGIIDKPKDNSGNDSSKGSATPYYGTVQPDPNFNASRDAAALQKAIETKGVDENAITDILARRTNAQRQEIKAAFQQDTGKDLVNTLNSVLKSHYKHVVLALLMTPAQYDAHEVRQAMKGLGTKEKVLNEILGTRSNQEIRLLKTAFKDAYGEELEHDIQGDTQGHYQKALLALCKGTRNEDSNIDDGLAKSTAKSLFEAGEQRLGTVSSVFIDVLTTRGDAQLCKIFKQYEKFGKQGFAQAVKHELSGDTEDCLMTLVKAAWNKPAYFAERMYLAMKGIGADHNTVTRIIVSRSEVDLQKISQEYKRMYGKTLQQDVTAETKGDHEKILLVLCGDQTGV